In a single window of the Cucumis melo cultivar AY chromosome 11, USDA_Cmelo_AY_1.0, whole genome shotgun sequence genome:
- the LOC103503041 gene encoding cyclin-dependent kinases regulatory subunit 1-like, whose amino-acid sequence MGQIQYSEKYFDDIYEYRHVVLPPEVAKLLPKNRLLSENEWRAIGVQQSRGWVHYAIHRPEPHIMLFRRPLNYQQQQENRTQQNALAAK is encoded by the exons ATGGGTCAGATTCAGTACTCTGAGAAGTACTTCGACGACATTTATGAGTACAG GCACGTGGTTCTCCCACCCGAAGTCGCAAAGTTGCTTCCTAAGAATCGTCTGCTCTCGGAA AATGAATGGCGTGCAATTGGAGTTCAGCAGAGTCGTGGGTGGGTGCACTATGCTATTCATCGTCCCGAACCGCATATCATGCTATTCAGGAGGCCCCTGAACTACCAACAGCAGCAGGAGAATCGCACTCAACAAAATGCGCTTGCTGCTAAATGA